The genomic interval CCACGATCGGGTACGGCGCGCCCAAAAAGGCCGGCACCAACAAGGTTCACGGCTCGCCGCTCGGCGACGAGGAAATCGCAGCCACCCGCAAGGCACTCGGCTGGGAATATCCGGCATTCGAGGTTCCGGAGGAAATCCTCGACGCCTGGCGCGTCGCCGGGCTGCGCTCCACCAAGACCCGCGTCGAGTGGGAAAAGAAGCTCAACGCCGCCAAGGCCGATGTGAAGGCGGAATTCAACCGCCGCTTCGCCGGCGATCTGCCGGGCTCGTTCGACCGTGCGATCCAGAAGTACAAGAAGGAGCTTGCCGAGGAAAAGCCGACGCTCGCCTCGCGCAAATCTTCACAGAACGCGCTCGAAGTCATCAATGGCGTTGTGCCGGAAACTTTCGGCGGCTCGGCCGACCTGACCGGCTCCAACAACACCAATACTAGCCAGACCGCGCCGATCACGCCGGACGACTTCTCCGGCCGGTTCATGCATTGGGGCATCCGCGAGCACGCCATGGCCGCCGCCATGAACGGCATCGCGCTCCATGGCGGGCTGATCCCCTATTCCGGCGGCTTCCTGATCTTCTCCGACTATTGCCGCACCTCGGTGCGCCTGGCGGCGCTGATGGGCATCCGCGTCATCCATGTCTGGACACATGATTCGATCGGCGTCGGCGAGGATGGCCCGACCCACGAGCCGGTGGAGCAGATGGCCTCGCTGCGCGCCGTGCCGAACCTTCTGATGTTCCGCCCGGCCGATGCGATGGAAACCGCCGAATGCTGGCAGCTCGCGCTGGAAAGCAAGGATGCCCCCTCGGGCATCGCGCTGACCCGCCAGAACCTGCCGGCGGTGCGCACCAAATACACCGAGAAGAACCTGTGCGCGACCGGCGCCTATGATCTGATCCCGGCCAACGACGCCGACGTCACGATCTTCGCCGCCGGTTCCGAAGTGGGGCTCGCGGTCGAGGCGCAGAAGACGCTCGACGGCAAGGGCATTTCCACCCGCGTCGTTTCCGTACCGTGCATGGAACTGTTCTTCGAACAGCCGGAAGACTACCAGAAGGCGATCATCGGCAATTCGCCGATCAAGGTCGGCGTCGAAGCCGGCGTGCGCATGGGCTGGGATCAGTTCATCGGCTCGGACGGCATCTTCATCGGCATGACCGGCTACGGCGCATCCGGCAAGGGCGAGGCGCTGTTCGAGCATTTCGGCATCACCGCCGATGCCGTGGTCAAGGCCGTGGAAAAGAAGCGCGCCTGATTTGACGAACCGCAAGCCGCCCGGCTCCAAAGCCGGGCGGCAGGCCGGAAAATGCCGTAAACCAAAGTTGTTTGCTGAAATTCCGGTCGTAACTGTTTATATCGGGGCCGAGGCCTCGCAAGACCGTTTTCTCCGCTGCCCTCCCCGGAAGCTTCCAGAGATGTGCGGCCTTGGGACTTTGTGAAACTATTCGCGAATAGGGAGTTTCTGACATGACTGTAAAAGTTGCCATCAATGGCTTTGGCCGTATCGGCCGCAACATTCTGCGCGCCATCATCGAGTCCGGCCGCAAGGATATCGAGGTCGTCGCCATCAACGATCTCGGCCCGGTCGAAACCAACGCCCACCTTCTGAAATACGACTCCGTTCATGGCCGTTTCCCGCATGAGGTCAAGGTGGATGGCGACACGATCGACGCCGGTCTCGGCCCGATGCGCGTCACCGCGATCCGCGATCCGAAGGATCTCCCCTGGAGCGATGTCGACATCGCGCTCGAATGCACCGGCATCTTCACCGCCAAGGAAAAGGCGGAGATGCTGCTGGCAAGCGGCGCGAAGCGCGTTCTGGTCTCCGCGCCGTCCGCCGGCGCCGACAAGACCATCGTCTTCGGCGTGAACCACGACACGCTCACCAAGGACGACATCATCGTCTCCAACGGTTCATGCACCACCAACTGCCTCGCGCCCGTCGCCTACGTGCTGCATGAGAAGTTCGGCATCGAGCGTGGCTACATGACCACGATCCACTCCTACACCGGCGACCAGCCGACGCTGGACACGATGCACAAGGACCTCTACCGCGCCCGCGCGGCGGCCCTCTCCATCATCCCGACCTCGACGGGCGCGGCCAAGGCGATCGGCCTCGTCATTCCGGAACTGAAGGGCAAGCTCGACGGTTCCTCGATCCGCGTTCCGACCCCGAACGTCTCGGTCGTCGACTTGAAATTCGTGCCGAAGCGCGACGTCACCGAGGAAGAAGTCAACGCCGCGATCAAGGAAG from Martelella mediterranea DSM 17316 carries:
- the tkt gene encoding transketolase — protein: MTSLDKHNRMANAIRFLSMDAVQKANSGHPGLPMGAADVATVLFTRFMRFDPKNPDWPNRDRFVLSAGHGSMLLYSLLYLLGYEDMTIDDIKNFRQLGSKTAGHPEYGHASGIETTTGPLGQGIANALGMAIAERKLANEFGDELMDHYTYALCGDGCLMEGISQEAISLAGHLKLNKFVLFWDNNSITIDGAVSLSDSTDQIARFKACNWHTIDIDGHNPDEIAAAIEEAHKSDKPTLIACKTTIGYGAPKKAGTNKVHGSPLGDEEIAATRKALGWEYPAFEVPEEILDAWRVAGLRSTKTRVEWEKKLNAAKADVKAEFNRRFAGDLPGSFDRAIQKYKKELAEEKPTLASRKSSQNALEVINGVVPETFGGSADLTGSNNTNTSQTAPITPDDFSGRFMHWGIREHAMAAAMNGIALHGGLIPYSGGFLIFSDYCRTSVRLAALMGIRVIHVWTHDSIGVGEDGPTHEPVEQMASLRAVPNLLMFRPADAMETAECWQLALESKDAPSGIALTRQNLPAVRTKYTEKNLCATGAYDLIPANDADVTIFAAGSEVGLAVEAQKTLDGKGISTRVVSVPCMELFFEQPEDYQKAIIGNSPIKVGVEAGVRMGWDQFIGSDGIFIGMTGYGASGKGEALFEHFGITADAVVKAVEKKRA
- the gap gene encoding type I glyceraldehyde-3-phosphate dehydrogenase → MTVKVAINGFGRIGRNILRAIIESGRKDIEVVAINDLGPVETNAHLLKYDSVHGRFPHEVKVDGDTIDAGLGPMRVTAIRDPKDLPWSDVDIALECTGIFTAKEKAEMLLASGAKRVLVSAPSAGADKTIVFGVNHDTLTKDDIIVSNGSCTTNCLAPVAYVLHEKFGIERGYMTTIHSYTGDQPTLDTMHKDLYRARAAALSIIPTSTGAAKAIGLVIPELKGKLDGSSIRVPTPNVSVVDLKFVPKRDVTEEEVNAAIKEAAEGKLKGVLEYSEEPLVSRDFNHDPASSIFSAQQTKVLEGKLVRILSWYDNEWGFSNRMGDVAVAMGKLL